In Sebastes fasciatus isolate fSebFas1 chromosome 24, fSebFas1.pri, whole genome shotgun sequence, the following are encoded in one genomic region:
- the tns1a gene encoding tensin-1 isoform X28, translating to MARLNWCLAAVISWGKFLFACFFPLRGAKRDKPDELEGVHTHTFKLKPFKKAKSCDICKQAIVKEGLICKACRLSIHRKCEVKVTTSCQTTTNYEQPPTPQLPLKHVDTPGSTRSCKSVEIRRKQSRSQSVVQAMEESYEVDLVYITERIISVCFPAGAEERSYTTNLKEVATMLRSKHGEHYLILNLSEWRSDLTKLNPKVVEFGWPDHHAPALDKICSMCKAIDTWLNGDPRNVVVLHNKGNRGRTGVVVAAYMHYSNISASADQALDRFAMRRFYEDKALPVGQPSQIRYVRYFNGLLSGHIKINNKPLFLHHVIMHGIPNFESKGGCRPFLKIYQAMQPVYTSGIYNVQGDSNTSICITIEPGLLLKGDILLKCYHKRYRNSTRDVMFRVQFHTCAIHDLGVVFGKNELDETFKDERFPEYGKVEFVFSYGPEKIKGLGHLENGPSVSVDYNTQDPLIRWDSYESFSQRCEDAVDGELDLVHTQGPLDGSLYARVRKKDSLEGVVTINGLPVHESPLTNAENQLQHPSHPLQTTDQTLPVTGHASLPAVDHTLSVSSDSGNSTASVKTDRTDEHSQSVQGAVNHNNPTATHPPLSPQEKRELDQLLSGLEAPIHQRQTYLSTSTSPGGGVRHLVPAQVHVNGGHTRLVGAPSTEERETDILDDELPNSQEGNSVDSLGTLSSLEGQATPADLYYQSQTPTSRPNDGPYLERVVLGEKLSEMPVHGVRTPTAMQERSTDSASPQGGYNNYQNGEGMYRSQSFGNPPASSPETNPKLMPRAPERSTSSRDAVQRGLNTWHQYSLPDDPFGPPLQSTHSLPHFPTSASQRDIEQSIEALNMLMLDLDPINSHMSKSHSAPPGENSLNSSQAPFSQTLARPSYQADSAIHGYNNSGSANNSFHQPLRSTGRISALPNQSPVMESPVYSPQRSNTGYQHQNTTPTHTPEPYLHTRQAAHHYPTDPIPNFNQQVPVKPVNSYTGGGASHSPDPQGSSPYPGYSASSSPLPALPPQPKDTSSSSLPREQEAEEETLNLEGLVAHRIAEYNARIRGISDSMTSQQSDRHRSFSFSGVRSRGMTPEVTQETGRRRTTSEGQYQSSHDNTPMVDSPDFAHNLALNPGGRPREGPMHSYREAFEDDEADRFANSPTFRGGGENSPPTPSFPVSPQTPYFNMSRSPPGLAKTPLSALGLKPHHHQGGSDSDSNDGEQDNRSFGDSRAQPFNVPLSSSSPVHCTDGRRIGSSDFAPHSPGLSYPHRPASPEGSQVNIMGVHTVPGSPNTLHRTVATNTPPSPALQRRLGQASPSLGRHPPPVGSPLIGCKTATGGVPPSPLMGRRTAASGHSTPDELGAASRQGSAQPPSTPAFPVSPQLPEKRHMSSGDAERPDNKNLTPASGGSTPNLSGTHTLPDVSKSIYDGYPDIKMNVKFVQDTSKFWYKPDITREQAINVLKDREPGAFIIRDSHSFRGAYGLAMKVACPPPTIQQAKKVGDMTNELVRHFLIETSPKGVRLKGCPNEPYFGCLSALVYQHSMTPLALPCKLMIPAKDPNEEALELATPTDPLVELLKQGAACNVLYINSVDMESLTGPQAIAKAISQTLASNPLPDATTVHFKVSTQGITLTDSQRKLFFRRHYPINTVTYCDIDPQDRKWGKEGGGSVKLFGFVARKQGSTTDNVSHLFAELDPDQPASAIVSFASKMMKR from the exons CCTCCCACTCCTCAGCTGCCGTTAAAGCATGTAGATACACCG GGATCTACGAGGTCCTGCAAGAGTGTGGAGATAAGGCGAAAGCAGTCGCG GAGTCAGAGTGTGGTTCAGGCCATGGAGGAGAGCTATGAGGTGGACCTGGTCTACATCACAGAGAGGATCATCTCTGTCTGCTTCCCCGCCGGCGCCGAGGAACGCAGCTACACCACCAACCTCAAGGAGGTGGCGACGATGCTGCGGTCCAAACATGGCGAGCACTATCTG ATTCTCAACCTGAGCGAGTGGAGGAGCGACTTAACAAAGTTAAACCCCAAG GTTGTGGAGTTTGGCTGGCCAGACCACCATGCACCGGCGCTGGACAAGATCTGCAGCATGTGCAAGGCCATCGACACGTGGCTCAATGGAGACCCACGCAACGTAGTGGTTCTGCACAACAAG GGGAACCGAGGTCGAACAGGGGTGGTTGTGGCTGCGTACATGCACTACAGCAACATATCTGCAAG CGCTGACCAAGCGCTGGACCGGTTCGCCATGAGGCGCTTCTACGAGGACAAGGCGCTTCCCGTGGGCCAGCCGTCTCAGATAAG ATACGTGCGATACTTCAACGGCCTTCTTTCCGGACACATCAAAATCAACAACAAGCCTCTGTTCCTGCACCATGTCATCATGCACGGCATACCCAACTTTGAGTCCAAAGGAG GCTGCCGTCCTTTCCTGAAGATCTACCAGGCAATGCAACCCGTCTATACGTCAGGAATATA CAATGTGCAAGGAGACAGCAACACCAGTATCTGCATCACTATTGAGCCAGGCCTGCTGCTGAAAGGAGACATCCTG TTGAAGTGTTACCACAAGAGGTACAGGAACTCCACCAGGGACGTGATGTTCAGGGTGCAGTTCCACACCTGTGCCATCCACGACCTCGGCGTGGTGTTCGGGAAGAACGAGCTGGACGAGACCTTCAAAG ATGAGAGGTTCCCAGAGTATGGAAAGGTGGAGTTTGTTTTCTCTTATGGACCAGAGAAAATCAAAG GCCTGGGCCACCTGGAGAACGGGCCGAGCGTCTCTGTGGACTACAACACCCAGGACCCTCTGATCCGCTGGGACTCGTACGAGAGCTTCAGCCAGCGCTGCGAGGACGCGGTGGACGGCGAGCTCG ATCTTGTTCACACCCAAGGTCCACTTGATGGAAGCCTGTATGCCCGGGTCCGCAAGAAAGACTCCCTGGAGGGAGTTGTCACCATCAACGGCCTCCCAGTCCATGAAAGCCCCTTGACCAACGCTGAGAACCAGTTACAACACCCCAGCCATCCCCTCCAAACCACTGACCAGACCCTTCCTGTGACAGGCCACGCCTCCCTCCCTGCCGTCGACCACACCCTCTCCGTGAGCAGCGACTCGGGCAACTCCACCGCATCTGTCAAGACCGATCGTACCGATGAGCACAGCCAGTCCGTGCAGGGCGCCGTGAACCACAACAACCCAACAGCGACCCACCCACCGCTCAGCCCACAGGAGAAAAGAGAGCTCGACCAGCTCCTGAGCGGCCTCGAGGCACCAATTCACCAACGACAAACCTACCTGTCCACGTCCACCAGTCCAGGAGGAGGTGTCCGACACCTGGTCCCAGCCCAAGTGCACGTCAACGGGGGCCACACCAGGCTAGTTGGCGCCCCTTCAACAGAGGAGCGTGAGACAGATATTCTAGACGACGAGCTGCCCAATAGCCAAGAGGGCAACAGTGTGGACAGCTTGGGCACGCTGTCATCCCTGGAGGGCCAGGCGACACCGGCTGACCTCTACTACCAGTCACAGACGCCCACCAGCAGGCCGAACGACGGACCCTACCTTGAGAGAGTTGTTCTTGGGGAAAAGTTGAGCGAGATGCCCGTGCATGGAGTACGAACGCCCACGGCGATGCAAGAGAGGTCTACGGACTCTGCATCGCCACAGGGGGGATACAACAACTACCAGAACGGAGAAGGGATGTACCGTTCACAGTCCTTTGGGAATCCGCCAGCCAGCAGCCCTGAGACCAACCCTAAACTGATGCCAAGGGCCCCAGAGAGGAGCACCAGTAGCCGGGACGCTGTTCAAAGAGGTCTTAACACCTGGCACCAGTATAGCCTCCCAGATGACCCGTTTGGTCCTCCTCTTCAGTCAACCCATAGCTTGCCCCACTTCCCCACCTCAGCCTCGCAGCGGGACATCGAGCAGTCCATTGAGGCGCTCAACATGCTCATGCTCGACCTGGACCCAATCAACTCCCACATGTCCAAGTCCCACAGTGCGCCTCCTGGGGAGAACAGCCTCAATTCTTCCCAGGCGCCCTTCTCACAGACCCTCGCACGACCCTCATACCAAGCAGACTCTGCCATCCATGGTTACAACAACTCCGGGTCTGCCAACAACTCCTTTCATCAGCCCTTGCGGTCGACTGGGAGAATCTCAGCATTGCCCAACCAGAGCCCCGTGATGGAGTCCCCGGTCTATTCTCCCCAGAGGTCCAACACCGGCTACCAACACCAAAACACCACCCCAACACACACCCCAGAGCCCTACCTCCACACACGCCAAGCAGCCCACCACTACCCCACAGATCCCATCCCTAATTTCAACCAGCAGGTGCCAGTGAAGCCTGTGAACTCGTACACAGGAGGCGGGGCTTCCCACTCCCCGGACCCGCAGGGCTCGTCTCCTTATCCGGGCTACAgtgcctcttcctctcctctccccgcACTCCCCCCCCAACCCAAGGAtacatcttcttcctccttgCCAAGAGAacaagaggcagaggaggagacgcTTAACTTGGAGGGCCTGGTGGCTCACCGCATCGCCG AGTACAACGCTCGTATCCGGGGCATCAGTGATAGCATGACATCGCAACAATCTGACCGCCATCGCTCCTTTTCCTTCTCTG GGGTTCGCTCCAGAGGGATGACCCCAGAAGTGACGCAGGAGACGGGCCGGCGTCGGACCACCAGCGAGGGACAGTACCAGAGCAGCCATGACAACACGCCGATGGTCGACTCACCGGACTTCGCCCACAATCTGGCCCTCAACCCGGGAGGACGGCCCAGAGAG gGTCCCATGCACAGCTACCGGGAGGCGTTTGAGGACGACGAGGCGGACCGGTTCGCCAACAGTCCCACCTTTAGAGGCGGTGGTGAGAATTCCCCCCCGACCCCCAGCTTCCCCGTGTCGCCACAGACTCCTTACTTCAACATGT CTCGCTCTCCTCCAGGTTTGGCCAAGACTCCTCTGTCAGCGCTGGGACTGAAGCCTCATCACCACCAGGGTGGATCAG ACTCTGATTCTAATGATGGCGAGCAAG ATAATCGCAGTTTCGGGGACTCCAGAGCACAACCGTTCAacgttcctctctcctccagcagTCCCGTCCACTGCACCGACGG GAGGAGGATTGGTTCTTCAGACTTTGCCCCGCACAGCCCCGGCCTTTCCTACCCTCACAGACCCGCGTCCCCCGAGGGCTCCCAGGTCAACATCATGGGTGTCCACACCGTCCCCGGCAGCCCCAACACCCTCCACCGCACCGTGGCCACCAACACGCCGCCGAGCCCCGCCCTCCAGAGACGCCTGGGTCAAGCCAGCCCGTCCCTGGGCAGACACCCTCCTCCCGTCGGCAGCCCCCTGATCGGCTGTAAAACAGCAACAGGTGGCGTGCCTCCCAGCCCCTTGATGGGGCGACGCACAGCGGCGAGCGGCCACAGCACACCCGACGAGCTGGGGGCTGCTTCCCGTCAGGGGAGCGCCCAGCCGCCCTCCACGCCCGCCTTCCCCGTCTCCCCGCAGCTGCCGGAGAAGAGGCACATGTCCAGCGGAGACGCGGAGAGGCCGGACAACAAGAACCTGACGCCGGCCAGCGGCGGCAGCACGCCAAACCTGTCTGGCACGCACACACTCCCAGACGTCTCCAAGTCCATATATG ATGGTTATCCAGACATTAAGATGAATGTCAAGTTTGTGCAGGACACGTCCAAGTTCTGGTACAAGCCAGACATCACCAGAGAGCAAG CCATCAACGTGCTGAAGGACAGGGAGCCCGGGGCGTTCATCATAAGAGACAGCCATTCCTTCCGCGGAGCCTACGGCCTCGCCATGAAGGTGGCCTGCCCCCCACCGACCATCCAGCAGGCCAAAAAAG TTGGTGACATGACCAACGAACTGGTGAGGCACTTCCTGATTGAGACGAGCCCCAAAGGCGTCCGTCTGAAGGGCTGTCCCAATGAGCCCTACTTTG GTTGTCTTTCTGCTCTGGTGTACCAACACTCCATGACTCCGCTGGCGCTGCCCTGTAAGCTGATGATCCCCGCTAAAG ACCCAAATGAAGAGGCGCTGGAGCTCGCCACACCTACTGATCCACTTGTTGAACTTCTGAAGCAGGGAGCAG CGTGCAACGTCCTCTACATCAACTCTGTGGACATGGAGTCTCTCACGGGGCCTCAGGCCATCGCCAAGGCCATCAGTCAGACGCTGGCGAGCAACCCTTTGCCCGACGCCACCACCGTTCACTTCAAAGTGTCCACGCAGGGCATCACGCTCACCGACAGCCAGAGGAA ACTTTTCTTCAGGCGACACTATCCCATCAACACGGTAACCTACTGTGACATTGATCCCCAGGACAGAAA ATGGGGCAAAGAAGGAGGTGGCTCAGTGAA GCTTTTTGGATTCGTGGCGAGGAAACAAGGAAGCACAACAGACAATGTCAGCCACCTGTTCGCTGAGCTGGACCCGGACCAGCCCGCCTCCGCCATCGTCAGCTTCGCCTCCAAAATGATGAAGCGGTGA
- the tns1a gene encoding tensin-1 isoform X25, whose translation MEESYEVDLVYITERIISVCFPAGAEERSYTTNLKEVATMLRSKHGEHYLILNLSEWRSDLTKLNPKVVEFGWPDHHAPALDKICSMCKAIDTWLNGDPRNVVVLHNKGNRGRTGVVVAAYMHYSNISASADQALDRFAMRRFYEDKALPVGQPSQIRYVRYFNGLLSGHIKINNKPLFLHHVIMHGIPNFESKGGCRPFLKIYQAMQPVYTSGIYNVQGDSNTSICITIEPGLLLKGDILLKCYHKRYRNSTRDVMFRVQFHTCAIHDLGVVFGKNELDETFKDERFPEYGKVEFVFSYGPEKIKGLGHLENGPSVSVDYNTQDPLIRWDSYESFSQRCEDAVDGELDLVHTQGPLDGSLYARVRKKDSLEGVVTINGLPVHESPLTNAENQLQHPSHPLQTTDQTLPVTGHASLPAVDHTLSVSSDSGNSTASVKTDRTDEHSQSVQGAVNHNNPTATHPPLSPQEKRELDQLLSGLEAPIHQRQTYLSTSTSPGGGVRHLVPAQVHVNGGHTRLVGAPSTEERETDILDDELPNSQEGNSVDSLGTLSSLEGQATPADLYYQSQTPTSRPNDGPYLERVVLGEKLSEMPVHGVRTPTAMQERSTDSASPQGGYNNYQNGEGMYRSQSFGNPPASSPETNPKLMPRAPERSTSSRDAVQRGLNTWHQYSLPDDPFGPPLQSTHSLPHFPTSASQRDIEQSIEALNMLMLDLDPINSHMSKSHSAPPGENSLNSSQAPFSQTLARPSYQADSAIHGYNNSGSANNSFHQPLRSTGRISALPNQSPVMESPVYSPQRSNTGYQHQNTTPTHTPEPYLHTRQAAHHYPTDPIPNFNQQVPVKPVNSYTGGGASHSPDPQGSSPYPGYSASSSPLPALPPQPKDTSSSSLPREQEAEEETLNLEGLVAHRIAGVRSRGMTPEVTQETGRRRTTSEGQYQSSHDNTPMVDSPDFAHNLALNPGGRPREGPMHSYREAFEDDEADRFANSPTFRGGGENSPPTPSFPVSPQTPYFNMSRSPPGLAKTPLSALGLKPHHHQGGSDNRSFGDSRAQPFNVPLSSSSPVHCTDGRRIGSSDFAPHSPGLSYPHRPASPEGSQVNIMGVHTVPGSPNTLHRTVATNTPPSPALQRRLGQASPSLGRHPPPVGSPLIGCKTATGGVPPSPLMGRRTAASGHSTPDELGAASRQGSAQPPSTPAFPVSPQLPEKRHMSSGDAERPDNKNLTPASGGSTPNLSGTHTLPDVSKSIYDGYPDIKMNVKFVQDTSKFWYKPDITREQAINVLKDREPGAFIIRDSHSFRGAYGLAMKVACPPPTIQQAKKVGDMTNELVRHFLIETSPKGVRLKGCPNEPYFGCLSALVYQHSMTPLALPCKLMIPAKDPNEEALELATPTDPLVELLKQGAVQKVPEDAHACNVLYINSVDMESLTGPQAIAKAISQTLASNPLPDATTVHFKVSTQGITLTDSQRKLFFRRHYPINTVTYCDIDPQDRKWGKEGGGSVKLFGFVARKQGSTTDNVSHLFAELDPDQPASAIVSFASKMMKR comes from the exons ATGGAGGAGAGCTATGAGGTGGACCTGGTCTACATCACAGAGAGGATCATCTCTGTCTGCTTCCCCGCCGGCGCCGAGGAACGCAGCTACACCACCAACCTCAAGGAGGTGGCGACGATGCTGCGGTCCAAACATGGCGAGCACTATCTG ATTCTCAACCTGAGCGAGTGGAGGAGCGACTTAACAAAGTTAAACCCCAAG GTTGTGGAGTTTGGCTGGCCAGACCACCATGCACCGGCGCTGGACAAGATCTGCAGCATGTGCAAGGCCATCGACACGTGGCTCAATGGAGACCCACGCAACGTAGTGGTTCTGCACAACAAG GGGAACCGAGGTCGAACAGGGGTGGTTGTGGCTGCGTACATGCACTACAGCAACATATCTGCAAG CGCTGACCAAGCGCTGGACCGGTTCGCCATGAGGCGCTTCTACGAGGACAAGGCGCTTCCCGTGGGCCAGCCGTCTCAGATAAG ATACGTGCGATACTTCAACGGCCTTCTTTCCGGACACATCAAAATCAACAACAAGCCTCTGTTCCTGCACCATGTCATCATGCACGGCATACCCAACTTTGAGTCCAAAGGAG GCTGCCGTCCTTTCCTGAAGATCTACCAGGCAATGCAACCCGTCTATACGTCAGGAATATA CAATGTGCAAGGAGACAGCAACACCAGTATCTGCATCACTATTGAGCCAGGCCTGCTGCTGAAAGGAGACATCCTG TTGAAGTGTTACCACAAGAGGTACAGGAACTCCACCAGGGACGTGATGTTCAGGGTGCAGTTCCACACCTGTGCCATCCACGACCTCGGCGTGGTGTTCGGGAAGAACGAGCTGGACGAGACCTTCAAAG ATGAGAGGTTCCCAGAGTATGGAAAGGTGGAGTTTGTTTTCTCTTATGGACCAGAGAAAATCAAAG GCCTGGGCCACCTGGAGAACGGGCCGAGCGTCTCTGTGGACTACAACACCCAGGACCCTCTGATCCGCTGGGACTCGTACGAGAGCTTCAGCCAGCGCTGCGAGGACGCGGTGGACGGCGAGCTCG ATCTTGTTCACACCCAAGGTCCACTTGATGGAAGCCTGTATGCCCGGGTCCGCAAGAAAGACTCCCTGGAGGGAGTTGTCACCATCAACGGCCTCCCAGTCCATGAAAGCCCCTTGACCAACGCTGAGAACCAGTTACAACACCCCAGCCATCCCCTCCAAACCACTGACCAGACCCTTCCTGTGACAGGCCACGCCTCCCTCCCTGCCGTCGACCACACCCTCTCCGTGAGCAGCGACTCGGGCAACTCCACCGCATCTGTCAAGACCGATCGTACCGATGAGCACAGCCAGTCCGTGCAGGGCGCCGTGAACCACAACAACCCAACAGCGACCCACCCACCGCTCAGCCCACAGGAGAAAAGAGAGCTCGACCAGCTCCTGAGCGGCCTCGAGGCACCAATTCACCAACGACAAACCTACCTGTCCACGTCCACCAGTCCAGGAGGAGGTGTCCGACACCTGGTCCCAGCCCAAGTGCACGTCAACGGGGGCCACACCAGGCTAGTTGGCGCCCCTTCAACAGAGGAGCGTGAGACAGATATTCTAGACGACGAGCTGCCCAATAGCCAAGAGGGCAACAGTGTGGACAGCTTGGGCACGCTGTCATCCCTGGAGGGCCAGGCGACACCGGCTGACCTCTACTACCAGTCACAGACGCCCACCAGCAGGCCGAACGACGGACCCTACCTTGAGAGAGTTGTTCTTGGGGAAAAGTTGAGCGAGATGCCCGTGCATGGAGTACGAACGCCCACGGCGATGCAAGAGAGGTCTACGGACTCTGCATCGCCACAGGGGGGATACAACAACTACCAGAACGGAGAAGGGATGTACCGTTCACAGTCCTTTGGGAATCCGCCAGCCAGCAGCCCTGAGACCAACCCTAAACTGATGCCAAGGGCCCCAGAGAGGAGCACCAGTAGCCGGGACGCTGTTCAAAGAGGTCTTAACACCTGGCACCAGTATAGCCTCCCAGATGACCCGTTTGGTCCTCCTCTTCAGTCAACCCATAGCTTGCCCCACTTCCCCACCTCAGCCTCGCAGCGGGACATCGAGCAGTCCATTGAGGCGCTCAACATGCTCATGCTCGACCTGGACCCAATCAACTCCCACATGTCCAAGTCCCACAGTGCGCCTCCTGGGGAGAACAGCCTCAATTCTTCCCAGGCGCCCTTCTCACAGACCCTCGCACGACCCTCATACCAAGCAGACTCTGCCATCCATGGTTACAACAACTCCGGGTCTGCCAACAACTCCTTTCATCAGCCCTTGCGGTCGACTGGGAGAATCTCAGCATTGCCCAACCAGAGCCCCGTGATGGAGTCCCCGGTCTATTCTCCCCAGAGGTCCAACACCGGCTACCAACACCAAAACACCACCCCAACACACACCCCAGAGCCCTACCTCCACACACGCCAAGCAGCCCACCACTACCCCACAGATCCCATCCCTAATTTCAACCAGCAGGTGCCAGTGAAGCCTGTGAACTCGTACACAGGAGGCGGGGCTTCCCACTCCCCGGACCCGCAGGGCTCGTCTCCTTATCCGGGCTACAgtgcctcttcctctcctctccccgcACTCCCCCCCCAACCCAAGGAtacatcttcttcctccttgCCAAGAGAacaagaggcagaggaggagacgcTTAACTTGGAGGGCCTGGTGGCTCACCGCATCGCCG GGGTTCGCTCCAGAGGGATGACCCCAGAAGTGACGCAGGAGACGGGCCGGCGTCGGACCACCAGCGAGGGACAGTACCAGAGCAGCCATGACAACACGCCGATGGTCGACTCACCGGACTTCGCCCACAATCTGGCCCTCAACCCGGGAGGACGGCCCAGAGAG gGTCCCATGCACAGCTACCGGGAGGCGTTTGAGGACGACGAGGCGGACCGGTTCGCCAACAGTCCCACCTTTAGAGGCGGTGGTGAGAATTCCCCCCCGACCCCCAGCTTCCCCGTGTCGCCACAGACTCCTTACTTCAACATGT CTCGCTCTCCTCCAGGTTTGGCCAAGACTCCTCTGTCAGCGCTGGGACTGAAGCCTCATCACCACCAGGGTGGATCAG ATAATCGCAGTTTCGGGGACTCCAGAGCACAACCGTTCAacgttcctctctcctccagcagTCCCGTCCACTGCACCGACGG GAGGAGGATTGGTTCTTCAGACTTTGCCCCGCACAGCCCCGGCCTTTCCTACCCTCACAGACCCGCGTCCCCCGAGGGCTCCCAGGTCAACATCATGGGTGTCCACACCGTCCCCGGCAGCCCCAACACCCTCCACCGCACCGTGGCCACCAACACGCCGCCGAGCCCCGCCCTCCAGAGACGCCTGGGTCAAGCCAGCCCGTCCCTGGGCAGACACCCTCCTCCCGTCGGCAGCCCCCTGATCGGCTGTAAAACAGCAACAGGTGGCGTGCCTCCCAGCCCCTTGATGGGGCGACGCACAGCGGCGAGCGGCCACAGCACACCCGACGAGCTGGGGGCTGCTTCCCGTCAGGGGAGCGCCCAGCCGCCCTCCACGCCCGCCTTCCCCGTCTCCCCGCAGCTGCCGGAGAAGAGGCACATGTCCAGCGGAGACGCGGAGAGGCCGGACAACAAGAACCTGACGCCGGCCAGCGGCGGCAGCACGCCAAACCTGTCTGGCACGCACACACTCCCAGACGTCTCCAAGTCCATATATG ATGGTTATCCAGACATTAAGATGAATGTCAAGTTTGTGCAGGACACGTCCAAGTTCTGGTACAAGCCAGACATCACCAGAGAGCAAG CCATCAACGTGCTGAAGGACAGGGAGCCCGGGGCGTTCATCATAAGAGACAGCCATTCCTTCCGCGGAGCCTACGGCCTCGCCATGAAGGTGGCCTGCCCCCCACCGACCATCCAGCAGGCCAAAAAAG TTGGTGACATGACCAACGAACTGGTGAGGCACTTCCTGATTGAGACGAGCCCCAAAGGCGTCCGTCTGAAGGGCTGTCCCAATGAGCCCTACTTTG GTTGTCTTTCTGCTCTGGTGTACCAACACTCCATGACTCCGCTGGCGCTGCCCTGTAAGCTGATGATCCCCGCTAAAG ACCCAAATGAAGAGGCGCTGGAGCTCGCCACACCTACTGATCCACTTGTTGAACTTCTGAAGCAGGGAGCAG TTCAGAAGGTTCCTGAGGACGCACATG CGTGCAACGTCCTCTACATCAACTCTGTGGACATGGAGTCTCTCACGGGGCCTCAGGCCATCGCCAAGGCCATCAGTCAGACGCTGGCGAGCAACCCTTTGCCCGACGCCACCACCGTTCACTTCAAAGTGTCCACGCAGGGCATCACGCTCACCGACAGCCAGAGGAA ACTTTTCTTCAGGCGACACTATCCCATCAACACGGTAACCTACTGTGACATTGATCCCCAGGACAGAAA ATGGGGCAAAGAAGGAGGTGGCTCAGTGAA GCTTTTTGGATTCGTGGCGAGGAAACAAGGAAGCACAACAGACAATGTCAGCCACCTGTTCGCTGAGCTGGACCCGGACCAGCCCGCCTCCGCCATCGTCAGCTTCGCCTCCAAAATGATGAAGCGGTGA